CCCGCCGACGCGCTCCGGGCCGGCCTGGGGCGGGGCGGTGAGCAGTTCGCGGAGTTCGAACACCTCGCCGGAGCCACTGCCGACGCCGGTGCTGACGATCCGCCTGCCGGGATCGGCGGGCAGCTCCGCGCTCGGCCGGAGCTTGGCCAGCTGTCCCGGCTCGGTCAGCACCACCTTGGTGCCGGTGATCCGGACGGCGATCGCGCCGGGGCCGAACGCGGTGAACAGCGGCACGTGGACCGCGCCGAGCCGCCAGACGGCCAGCACCGAGACGACGAGTTCGGCGGACTTGCCCATCAGCGTGGCCACCCGGTCCCCACGCCCGACCCCGAGTGCGGCGAGCCCGGTCGCCAGCCGGGCGGACCGGTCGCGCAGTTCGCCGAAGGTGTGGTCGTGGCTGGTCAGGTCCGGCTCGACCACGGTGAACGCGATCGCGTCCGCCGGGTGGGTGTCGCACAGCGCCTCGGCCGTGCCGGCGTCCGGCCGGTCGTAGGCGGCAACCAGGCCGGTGGTGTGCTGCCGTGGACTCGTCATCGGGACTCCAGGTTGGCCGGTACGCGAATGGTGCTCGATGCGTGATTTCCGACGTATCGTTGAGCAAATAGTCCCCAAGCACAGATCAACGGGCTACCCCCGGTTGAGGGTAGGGGCAGCGACCCGCCCTTTTTGGGAGGCGGAAATGGACCGGCAAACGGCGGCGGACGATCGCCCGCAGATCCAGCGGACACTGACCCGATTGCGTGATGCGACCGAACTGCCGCTGGCCTTCGGCGGCGGGATCAACGCGAACCGGCAGGTGTGGCTGACCCAGTTCGCCGGTTCGACCACGGGCGCGCTGCGCGGGGTGGCGCTCGACCTCGGCCTCGGCCTCGGTGGCCGGGTCGCCGCGCTGCGGCGGCCGATGGTGGTCGACGACTACGCCGGTGCCACCGGGATCAGCCACCACTACGACCACATCATCGCCGCCGAGGGACTGCACGCGATGGTGGCCGTGCCGGTGCTGGTCGGGCGGACCGTGCGCGGTGTCCTCTATGGCGCGCAACGCAACGGGCTGCCGCTGGGCGACAGGGTGATCCAAGCCGCGCTGGAGTCGGCGCGGGATCTGGAGCAGAGCCTGGCCGTGCGCGACGAGATCACGCGCCGCCTCGACTGGCTCGGCGAGCACGCGGTGACCGCGCCCGTGACACCCCAGTGGGAACTGGTGCGCGAGGCCTATGCCGAACTCCGCGTGCTGGCGAACGACGTGCGCCAGCACGCTGTCCGCGAACGCATCGAGGACGTGTGCCGGAAGCTCTCCCCCGCCGCCGGGACCGGTTCGCCGGACACCGCGCCGGCGCTGTCCGCCAGGGAACTCGACGTGCTCGCGTGCGTCGCGCTGGGCTGGACCAACGCGCAGGTGGCCGCCGATCTCGACATCAAGCTGGAGACGGTGAAGAGCTATCTGCGCAGCGTCATGCGAAAACTGGCCGCCCATTCCCGGCTGGAGGCGGTGGTGACCGCGCGCCGATATGGCCTGCTGCCCTGACCGAATCGGCCGTGAGGTTCTTGTTACCGATTCTGGGTACCGAAGATGGTACCGTCGTACCCTTGTCAGTTTGCACGTGATCGATATGCGAAGCTACCCACCATGAGCATGAAGCCACCGTGGATGACGCCTCCGGGAGCACGCGGAACGAAGACTCGCCGGCTGCCGGAGGCGCGCCGGGAGGAGTTGATCGAGCGACTGGAAGGACTCATCCTCGCCGAAGGCTTCGCCCGGCTCACGGTGGACGACCTCGCAGCACGGCTGGCCTGTTCGAAGTCGACCCTGTACGCGGTCGCGTCGAGCAAGGAGCAACTGGTGGTGGCCGCCGTCCGGCGGTTCTTCCGCGACGTGACCACGCGGGTCGAGAACAAGGCGGGCGCGATCGGCGATCCGGCCCAGCGGATCGCGGCGTACCTGTCCGGCCTCGGCGCGGAGTTGCAGCGGATGTCGCCGGAGTGCCACGCGGACATGGTCAGCACCCCGGCGACCGCGGAGCTGTACGCGAAGAACTCGCTCGCCGCGGCGCACTGGGTCCGTGAGTCCATTCAGGACGGTGTGGCGATCGGTGGTTTCCGCGCGGCCAACGCCGAATTCGTCGGCGCGGCGGTGAGCCTGCTCATCGACGGGATCCAGCACGGCGAACTGCTCGACCGCGCGGGACTGTCCGCCGGAGCGGCCTACGCGGAGCTGAGTGATCTCGTGTTGTCCGCATTGGCGAAATAGGACGGCGAAAAAGGACCCAGAAGGGCTTGCGACAGCGCCGCGCGCGTGCCTATGGTACCGACGCTGGTACCGAAGTACTTGATTTAGTACCCAACCGGACTCGGGCCGCCCATTCACGGGCACCTGCGGAGGCGACGATGCCCGTACGTGAGGAAGCAGACCGGCGGTTCGAGGTCACGGTGCACCGTGACCTCCGGATCCCCGTCGGCGAACGTGATCTGACGCTCTCGGCCGATTTGTTCCTGCCCGCCGGCACCGGACCGGTACCGGTGCTGATCACCGTGCTGCCGTACCGCCGGGACGTGGCCGCGATGAACGGCTCGCCGCTGGAGCGGTGGTTCGCCGCGCACGGTTACGCGGCGCTGCTGGTCGACATGCTCGGCACCGGTTCGTCCGACGGCACGCAGCGGCCGCCGTTCGACCCGGACGAGGTCGACGACGCGCTCGCCGCACTCGACTGGGCCATCCGGCAACCGTGGTGCGACAGCACGGCGGGCATGTGGGGCGGCTCGTACGGGGCGATGACGGCGATGCGCACGGCGGGACGGCGGCCGGCCGGATTGCGGGCGATCATCGCCGTGCAGGGCACGATGGATCCCGAACGGGACTTCGTCCACCCGGGAGGAGCGCGCGGCGCCTTCTCCCCGCTCGGTTCCTGGGGGCTGGGCACGCTGTTCAGCCAGCTGCTGCCGCCGCTGGACGACTTCGCCGACACCGCCGAGCAGGCGCGATGGCGACGGCGGCTGACTGCTCCGCCGTACCTGCTCGACCTTCACCGCCGCGGGCCAGGGGATCCCGCATGGGCGGCACGCGGGATCGACACCTCGGCCATCGAGGTGCCCGCGCTGTGCGTCGCGGGCTGGCGCGACCTGTTCGTCGACGGCATGATCCGGGCCTACGAGGGGATGCGCGGTCCCAAGCGACTCGTGGCCGGTCCGTGGATGCACGTCATGCCGCACGAGTGCCCGACCACGCCGATCGACTTCCCCGGCCTGGCACTGTCCTGGTGGGACAGGTGGTTGCGCGACATTCCCTCCACCGACGCCGAAACGCCATCGGTCAGCGTGCACGTGCAGGGGCGGCGGCCCCGCTGGATCAGCACCGGGCAGTGGCCGCCACGCGGTACCGAGCTGGTGGACAACCTGTCCACTTGGGACAGAGTCGGCCCCGGGGAACCCGATCCGGCGGTCGGCCTGCTCAGCGGTCTCTGGTCGACCCCGGCCGGGGCGTTCGGACTTCCGCTCGACCAGCACGACGACGACACCGGCAGCCTGTGCTACACCTCGCCGCCGCTGACCGAGCCGCTGCTGATCAGCGGCCGCGTGCTGGTCGAGCTGGAATCGCCGTGGCCGCGGGTGTCGGTCAAGCTGACCGAGGTCGACCACGCGCAGCGGTCCATCATGGTCTGCGCCGGGCTGCTGACCCTGGGCGCGGACGGCGCCGGGACGGCCGAGATCGGGCTCACGCCGACCACCTACGAGATCCCCGCCGGCCACCGGCTGCGCCTGGCCATCGCGCCCGGCGACTTCCCGCGGGTCTGGCCGAAGTCACCGGACACCCCGGAGTGGCCGGTGGTGACCGCGCTGACCCTGCCCCTGCTGTCCACAACGGACACCAACGAGATCAGCTATCCGTTACCGGAGAACGACACCGGGGAACTGGCCGCCGAGCCCGCACTCCAGGTGGCCGGCACCGAGCAGGCGGTGTGGGAGATCACCACCGATCTGCTCAACGACAGCGTTTCGCTGCGCCTCGCCAGTGAGAACACGGCCGAGCCCGGCAACAACACCCACCGGCGCAAGCACCAGTTGCGGGTCAAGCAATTGATGGTCGCCACCGCCCGGCGCGCCGAACCGGAGGACTCGACCGTCTCCGGCAACATCACCGCGACGATCGAGATCGAAACCGGCGAGCAGGTCACCGTGGACGCCACCGTGACCGCCACCCCCACCGGTTTCGACGCCACGGGCCGGGTCACCCTCGACGGGGAACCCCTCACCGACCGCCGCTGGCACGGTTGAGGGCGGGCAACCATGAGCGCAGTGCCCCCGCTCCTGTCCAGACGCGCGTTCCACACCGCCGGACTGCTGTTCACCGCGGGCTTCCTGACCGGCGGGTGCGGTGGCGGCCCGGACACGGGCAGCACCCGGTCCGGCGAACTCCGGGTCGGCCAGAGCACGCCGCCGGTCAGCCTCGATCCGGCCAAGGCCGGCGGGGAATCCTTGCTGTTCACCAACGCCGCGTACGAACCGCTGATCAATCGAGCCCCTGATGGCAGCTACCAGCCTGCGCTGGCCCTGTCGTGGCGTTATCTCGGCAGTGGCAACACCTCCTTCGAGATCGTGCTCCGGCCACAGACGCGGTTCAGTGACGGCACCCCGGTCGACGCGGAGGCGGTCAAGGCGAACATCCAGTACTTCCGCGACGCCGCCGGCCAGGCGTCGGCCTTCCTGGCGGCGATCTCCTCGGTGGAGGTGGTCGACGAGCTGACCGTGCGGCTGGCACTGGCCGAACCGCACCCCCAGCTGCCCGCGGTGTTCACCCAGGACCTGTTCGCGGGCAGCCTGATCAGCCCGGCAGGCATCGCACGGGCGGCGGATCTGCCCGCGCTGACCTTCGGCGCCGGTCCCTACCAGCTGGTACCCGGCGAGACGGTCGCCGGCGATCACTACACCTACGCGCGGAACCCCGGGTACTGGAACCCGGCGGCGGTCCACTACGACAAGGTCACCATCAAGGTGCTGCCCAACGAGAACACCGCGCTGGCCGCGATCAGGACCGGCCAGGTGGACGTCATCACCGGCACCTACGCGATCGTCGACGGCGCGAAGTCGGCGGGCCTGCGGGTGGCGTCCAGCCCCAACCTGGTGATGGGCCTCCAGCTCAACGACCGCGCGGGTACGCTGAGCCCGCCGCTGGGCGACGTCCGGGTCCGGCAGGCGCTCAACTTCGCGGTCGACCGCGCGAAGATCACCAAGGCGCTGCTCGGGGAATACGGCGTGCCCACCGAGCAACCGGCCGCGCCGGGCGGGGACGGCTACAACGAAACCAGCTTCTACTCCCACGATCCGTTGCGCGCCAAGCAGTTGCTTGCCGAAGCCGGGTATCCGGCCGGCTTCGCCCTGCCGGTGCTGATCCCGTCGAATTCGGCGTCCACCGCGGACCTCGTGCAAGCCGTCGCGGCCGACCTCGACCGGATCGGGGTCAAGGTGGAGATCACCGCCAAGGAACCCACCGCGGCGAACATGGAACTGACCAGGTACCCGGCCTCCATCATGGGCTGGGGTGTGCTGCCGGTGTACTTCATGGGCCGGGGGTTGTGGCTGCGCGACGCGATCGGGCTGAATCCCTTCCACAGCACCGATCCGCTGCTCGAAGACCTCGACCGGCAGGCAGCCGGGGCCGACGAGGCCGCCAGAGCGGAGCTCGACCGGCAGATCGTCCGGCGGGTGGTGGAACTCGGCTGGTTCATCCCGGTCTGTCTCAGCCCGGTCTTCCTGTTCTCCCGCGCCGGGGTCAGCGTCGGCGACACGCCGGGACAGGCGTTGCCCAGCTTGACCTCCTGGCGTCCGGCCGACTGAAAGAGGAGCACATGGCTGCCGAAGCACAACGCTTCCCGGCGGAGTTCCGCTGGGGTGCGGCCACCGCCGCCTACCAGATCGAAGGTGCCTGGGACGCCGACGGCAAGGGCGCGTCGGTGTGGGACACGCTGGCCCACCGCCACGGCGGTTTCGCCGGTGGCTCCACCGGCGACGTGGCCTGCGACCACTACCACCGGCTGGACGAGGACCTGGACCTGATGGGACGCCTCGGCCTGACCAGCTACCGGTTCTCGGTGTCCTGGCCGCGGGTCCAGCCGGACGGCCGGGCCGCCTGGAACCAGGCCGGGCTGGACTTCTACCAGCGGCTGGTCGACGGCTTGCTGTTCCGCGGCATCGAGCCCGTGCTCACCCTGTACCACTGGGACCACCCCCAGGCGGTGGAAGACCGGGGCGGCTGGCTGAACCGGGCGATGGCCGGGTGGTTCGCCGACTACGCGGAGGGCATGGGCAGGCGGTTCGGCGACCGGGTGGCGCAGTGGATCACGGTGAACGAGCCGCTGTCGGTGATGCTGGCCAGCGCGCTCGGCTCGTCCCGCCCGGACGGGCCGCTGGGCGAAGACAGCCTGGTGGTGGCACACCACCTGCTCCTCGCGCACGGCCTCGCGGTACGGGGGCTGCGCGGCGCCGGGGTGCGCGGGCAGATCGGGATCGCGCTCAACCTGGCCGGTGTCGAGCCCGCCGGCGACCGGCCCGCCGACCTCACGGCCACCGCTCGTGCCGAGGCGCACGAAGAACGGCTGTTCCTCGATCCCCTGCTGACCGGCCGCTATCCGCTGTTCGACGGCCGCCCGGTGGTGGAGTGCTCGGCAGCCGACCGCGACCTCATCACCACGCCGATCGACTTCCTCGGCGTGAACTGGTACGCACCGGCCAGGATCGCCGCCGGGCCGACAGGGCTGTTCGGCTACGCGCGTGCCGATTTTCCCGGTGCGGAGCAGAACATGCTCGGCTGGCCGGTGCTGCCGGACCGGTTCGGCGTACTCCTGCGGTGGCTGGCGGCGAACTACCCGCGGCTGCCCCCGGTGCACATCACCGAAAACGGCCTGCCCCTGCCCGACGCGGTCGAACACGGCGCGGTGCGGGACCCACTGCGCATCGACTACCTCAGCCGGTGCCTCGCCCAGATCCGCGAGGCGATGGACGCGGGCATGGACATCCGCGGCTACCACGTCTGGTCGCTGCTGGACAATCTCGAATGGAACTTCGGCTACGAGCCACGATTCGGCCTGATCCACGTCGACTACGACACGCTGGCCCGCACGCCGAAGGACTCCTACTACTGGTACCGCGACTTCATCGCGGCCCAGCGCCGTCAGCCGAAAGAGCCGGCATGGCACGGCTGATCGGACGGCGGCTGCTCATCTCGGCCGTCCTCGTGCTCGTCATCTCCCTGCTGACCTTCCTGCTGCAGTCCGCCGCGCCGGGAGACGCCGCGCGCACCATCCTCGGCGACCGCTACACCCCGGAGGCGTACGCGAAACTGCGCGAGCAACTCGGCCTCGACGAGCCGGTGCTCGTGCGGTACTGGGATTGGCTCGGCAACGCGGTGCGCGGCGACCTCGGTTCGTCGCCGATCAGCGGCCTCTCGGTGGCCGAAGAGGTGGGCAACCGGCTGCCGGTCACCCTCTCGCTGATCCTGTGCGCCACCACGGCGACCGCATTGCTCGGCGTGGCGCTCGGTGTGCTCAGCGCGGTCCGCGGCGGCAGGCTGGGCCGGCTGGTGGACGTGCTCTCGCTGCTCGGCTACGCGCTGCCGAACTTCTGGCTCGCGCTGATCCTGGTCACGCTGTTCGCGGTGACCGTGCAGCTGCTGCCCGCCACCGGGTATGTGCCCGCCTCGGTCTCCACCGGGGACTGGGCCCGCAGCCTGGTGCTCCCGGTGATCACCCTGGCGCTGCCGGGCACCGCGGTGTTCGCGAAGCAGACGCGGGACGCCATGCTCGAAGCGCTCTCGCGGGACTTCGTCAGCGCTCTGCGCGCCAACGGGGCCAGCGAAGCCTCGATCGTTTTCCGGCACGCGCTGCGCAACGCCGCGATCCCGGTGCTCACCCTGGTCGGGCTGACCTTCATCGGCCTGCTCAGCGGCACGGTTTTTGTCGAGGCCGTGTTCGCCATGCCGGGACTCGGCGGGCTCGCGGTGCAGGCCACCACCCAGCGCGACCTGGTGATGATCCAAGGGGTGGTGGTGGT
The genomic region above belongs to Amycolatopsis sp. YIM 10 and contains:
- a CDS encoding helix-turn-helix transcriptional regulator, encoding MDRQTAADDRPQIQRTLTRLRDATELPLAFGGGINANRQVWLTQFAGSTTGALRGVALDLGLGLGGRVAALRRPMVVDDYAGATGISHHYDHIIAAEGLHAMVAVPVLVGRTVRGVLYGAQRNGLPLGDRVIQAALESARDLEQSLAVRDEITRRLDWLGEHAVTAPVTPQWELVREAYAELRVLANDVRQHAVRERIEDVCRKLSPAAGTGSPDTAPALSARELDVLACVALGWTNAQVAADLDIKLETVKSYLRSVMRKLAAHSRLEAVVTARRYGLLP
- a CDS encoding TetR/AcrR family transcriptional regulator; this translates as MSMKPPWMTPPGARGTKTRRLPEARREELIERLEGLILAEGFARLTVDDLAARLACSKSTLYAVASSKEQLVVAAVRRFFRDVTTRVENKAGAIGDPAQRIAAYLSGLGAELQRMSPECHADMVSTPATAELYAKNSLAAAHWVRESIQDGVAIGGFRAANAEFVGAAVSLLIDGIQHGELLDRAGLSAGAAYAELSDLVLSALAK
- a CDS encoding CocE/NonD family hydrolase, whose product is MPVREEADRRFEVTVHRDLRIPVGERDLTLSADLFLPAGTGPVPVLITVLPYRRDVAAMNGSPLERWFAAHGYAALLVDMLGTGSSDGTQRPPFDPDEVDDALAALDWAIRQPWCDSTAGMWGGSYGAMTAMRTAGRRPAGLRAIIAVQGTMDPERDFVHPGGARGAFSPLGSWGLGTLFSQLLPPLDDFADTAEQARWRRRLTAPPYLLDLHRRGPGDPAWAARGIDTSAIEVPALCVAGWRDLFVDGMIRAYEGMRGPKRLVAGPWMHVMPHECPTTPIDFPGLALSWWDRWLRDIPSTDAETPSVSVHVQGRRPRWISTGQWPPRGTELVDNLSTWDRVGPGEPDPAVGLLSGLWSTPAGAFGLPLDQHDDDTGSLCYTSPPLTEPLLISGRVLVELESPWPRVSVKLTEVDHAQRSIMVCAGLLTLGADGAGTAEIGLTPTTYEIPAGHRLRLAIAPGDFPRVWPKSPDTPEWPVVTALTLPLLSTTDTNEISYPLPENDTGELAAEPALQVAGTEQAVWEITTDLLNDSVSLRLASENTAEPGNNTHRRKHQLRVKQLMVATARRAEPEDSTVSGNITATIEIETGEQVTVDATVTATPTGFDATGRVTLDGEPLTDRRWHG
- a CDS encoding ABC transporter substrate-binding protein; the protein is MSAVPPLLSRRAFHTAGLLFTAGFLTGGCGGGPDTGSTRSGELRVGQSTPPVSLDPAKAGGESLLFTNAAYEPLINRAPDGSYQPALALSWRYLGSGNTSFEIVLRPQTRFSDGTPVDAEAVKANIQYFRDAAGQASAFLAAISSVEVVDELTVRLALAEPHPQLPAVFTQDLFAGSLISPAGIARAADLPALTFGAGPYQLVPGETVAGDHYTYARNPGYWNPAAVHYDKVTIKVLPNENTALAAIRTGQVDVITGTYAIVDGAKSAGLRVASSPNLVMGLQLNDRAGTLSPPLGDVRVRQALNFAVDRAKITKALLGEYGVPTEQPAAPGGDGYNETSFYSHDPLRAKQLLAEAGYPAGFALPVLIPSNSASTADLVQAVAADLDRIGVKVEITAKEPTAANMELTRYPASIMGWGVLPVYFMGRGLWLRDAIGLNPFHSTDPLLEDLDRQAAGADEAARAELDRQIVRRVVELGWFIPVCLSPVFLFSRAGVSVGDTPGQALPSLTSWRPAD
- a CDS encoding GH1 family beta-glucosidase — protein: MAAEAQRFPAEFRWGAATAAYQIEGAWDADGKGASVWDTLAHRHGGFAGGSTGDVACDHYHRLDEDLDLMGRLGLTSYRFSVSWPRVQPDGRAAWNQAGLDFYQRLVDGLLFRGIEPVLTLYHWDHPQAVEDRGGWLNRAMAGWFADYAEGMGRRFGDRVAQWITVNEPLSVMLASALGSSRPDGPLGEDSLVVAHHLLLAHGLAVRGLRGAGVRGQIGIALNLAGVEPAGDRPADLTATARAEAHEERLFLDPLLTGRYPLFDGRPVVECSAADRDLITTPIDFLGVNWYAPARIAAGPTGLFGYARADFPGAEQNMLGWPVLPDRFGVLLRWLAANYPRLPPVHITENGLPLPDAVEHGAVRDPLRIDYLSRCLAQIREAMDAGMDIRGYHVWSLLDNLEWNFGYEPRFGLIHVDYDTLARTPKDSYYWYRDFIAAQRRQPKEPAWHG
- a CDS encoding ABC transporter permease, which codes for MARLIGRRLLISAVLVLVISLLTFLLQSAAPGDAARTILGDRYTPEAYAKLREQLGLDEPVLVRYWDWLGNAVRGDLGSSPISGLSVAEEVGNRLPVTLSLILCATTATALLGVALGVLSAVRGGRLGRLVDVLSLLGYALPNFWLALILVTLFAVTVQLLPATGYVPASVSTGDWARSLVLPVITLALPGTAVFAKQTRDAMLEALSRDFVSALRANGASEASIVFRHALRNAAIPVLTLVGLTFIGLLSGTVFVEAVFAMPGLGGLAVQATTQRDLVMIQGVVVVFTLVVVVVNLVVDLAYGWLNPKVRVP